One bacterium genomic window, GTACTATAAAATTCAATGACAACAAGACTTTAACTTATGCTGCGTAACTCCTGTTGTATACGTAATGTTCAAAATATTTTAGCTGTAGGCAAAATTATCGCAATGTTTTAAGTTGCAAACTGCACATTCGCTGTCGCAGGGTTCCGTATGTATTGTAATAAAAGCATTAAAAATATTAATCTTTAAATCAGCTTCAATTTCATCGCATAAACGATGGCTCTCATTTAAGTTAATGTCTTTCGGCATAATTAAAGTAAATTCGATTAATTTTTCAGCTCCGGATTTTCTTGTTTTTAATTTGTCGTAAGAGGTAATTTTATCAAAAGAATATTCGGTTAAAACTTCTTTTATTTTTTCAATATCTTCTTCCGGCAAAGAAGAATCCAACAAATTATTTAAAGAAGCTGAACATAATTCAAAACCTGCTTTGAGTATCAACAGGGCAACTAAAATAGCCACTATCGGGTCTAATATTTTAATACCGGTGAATTTTATCAAAATTAATCCGACTAAAACACCTGCTGATGTCATTACATCAGTTCTTAAATGTTCCGCATCGGCAAGCAATGCAATTGAATCAGTTTCTTTTGCAACTTTAAACAAATTTTTGCTTACAAAAATATTTATTATTACCGACAAAGCCATAACTACTATGCCTGCAACAGAATCTATATAGTCGATTTTCCAACTCATAAGTTTTTCAACAGACTCATATATAATATAAACGGCCGCAATAAGGATTAAAGCCCCTTCTGCAAAACCGGAGGCCTCTTCGTATTTCCCATGTCCGTATTGGTGATCGGCATCAGCGGGTTCGGCTGATTTTTTAACAGAAAAGAAAGCTATTATTGCAGCCAAAAGATCCATAAGTGAATGTACTGCTTCTGAAATAATACTTACGCTGTTTGTAAACAATCCAACTAAGAGCTTAGATATAATCAAAAAAGTATTTGAAATAATTGATATGCCGGCTGCTTTTGATTTTATATTCATCTGAATTTTTCTCCTGTTTATCAAACTTTACTTTGTTGAATTATTATTATAATATACAACATATTAAAATTTTATAATATGTTAATTTTTCTAACTTTTTACACAATAATCTGCAATTAACGAGTTAGGTTAACACTTATTATACATAGACAGAACTTAATAAAGAGTAATTCAACATGAATATTAGCGAAGCAAACAGAGAAATATTCAAAGATTTTTATCGGCAAAATAAAAATCCTAATGTTGAATTGCTTCAAAATAAACCTGAACCTGAAACATCAAAAAAGATTAATATTCCGGTAATAGCGACAACTGCTGTAGGGACATTAATTCCGATGTTAATTATAAGGAAATATCAGGGTAAATCGCTTAAAATAAATGCATTAAAAGGGATGGATTTTGTTACAAAAGCAAAAACTGTTTTAAAATCTTTCAATATAGATTACGGCTTCAAGGAAATGCTTTTTGCAAGCGTCGGCTCTGTTTTAGGAAGATTGGCAGGAGGTCTTTTGTTCAGGAAAGACGAAGATAAGAAAACTAAAGTCAAAGAATCAGTATTTCAGTTCACAAATATTGCAATTCCCACAAGTATCGTAGCGTTCTTATTAAATAATTCAAATAAACAATAAACTTTTATTGCGAAACTATTGAAATAATTTCTTAATTGACATATTATAAATTATTAATATGATGTAACTTCTCAAAGAGGTTTTTTATGCCTAAAAAACAAATTAATAAAGTCATTAAATCAATTGGTGATTTCTTTGATGTATTGTCGCATCCTGACAGAATACAAATTATCGGCTTGCTAAAAGACAAAGAAATGGATGTTAATGAAATACATGAGGCATTGGATATAAGCCAGTCAAGGACATCTCAACATCTTAAACTGCTTAAGTTCAATGATATTGTAGAAGAGAGAAAAGAAGGAAAACACGTTTTTTACAAGTTAAAGAATAAGAATATTTCAAAGGTAATGCAAACTGCTCTTCAGTTCCAAATGCTTACTTATTCCGCAGAACCGGAAACAATTCATATGATTAGTGATTTATTAATGGCCTGGCATATTTAAAAATAGGAGAATATCTTCATGAAATGTCCACATTGCAACGTAAACCTTGTTATGTCTGAGAAGCAAGGCGTAGAAATTGACTACTGTCCTGAATGCAGAGGTATTTG contains:
- a CDS encoding metalloregulator ArsR/SmtB family transcription factor, with protein sequence MPKKQINKVIKSIGDFFDVLSHPDRIQIIGLLKDKEMDVNEIHEALDISQSRTSQHLKLLKFNDIVEERKEGKHVFYKLKNKNISKVMQTALQFQMLTYSAEPETIHMISDLLMAWHI
- a CDS encoding cation diffusion facilitator family transporter, whose amino-acid sequence is MNIKSKAAGISIISNTFLIISKLLVGLFTNSVSIISEAVHSLMDLLAAIIAFFSVKKSAEPADADHQYGHGKYEEASGFAEGALILIAAVYIIYESVEKLMSWKIDYIDSVAGIVVMALSVIINIFVSKNLFKVAKETDSIALLADAEHLRTDVMTSAGVLVGLILIKFTGIKILDPIVAILVALLILKAGFELCSASLNNLLDSSLPEEDIEKIKEVLTEYSFDKITSYDKLKTRKSGAEKLIEFTLIMPKDINLNESHRLCDEIEADLKINIFNAFITIHTEPCDSECAVCNLKHCDNFAYS